The DNA region GCATACGGCGCCATAGCCGATCGCTTTCGCCGGACAGGAACCCGAATGCAGGTCGTGGCCAGACGGCCATGCCCCGGGCACGAAGCGGCTTCACGACGAGGCGATACGGAGTCCTCGCGCACACCCGAGGAGCAAGCCCCTGCGGCGAGTCTTGCAGACGTTCTCGGCGTCATCTTCGACCTGTTGACCTGCGAGCAGGCACTTCTGAAGATCGAGTCGTGGCGGCGACACGGCCGGCGCCGGTACGTCACCTTCTCTAATCCGCACAGCGTCATGATGTCCCGGCGCGAGAAGCAGCTCTCACAAGCCTTCCAGCAAGCAGGAATGACGCTGCCCGACGGCACAGGCATCATCGCGGCGGCCGACCTGCTCGGCTACCGCCACCATGGCCGGATCACCGGCCCGTCCTTCATGCTCGCCTGCTGCGATTGGGGCAGACAGCACGGGTACAGACACTACCTCTATGGCGGCGACAAAGGCGTCGCTGAGAAGTTGGCCGCGCGTCTCGCCGCCCGGTTCCCCGGCCTCCACGTGGTCGGCACGTGCAGCCCCCCGTTCCATGAACTGACGCCCGAAGAGGACAAGGCGCTCGTCGGGCGCATCAACTCGGCGAAGCCCGACATCGTCTGGGTCGGCCTCGGCGCCCCGAAGCAGGAGCGATGGATGGCCGCCCACATCGGACAGATCCACGCAACGGCGATGATCGGCGTCGGAGCCGCCTTCGACTTCCACGCCGGCAGACAAAGCTGGGCACCACGCTGGGTCCGACGACTTGGTATCGAGTGGGTCTACAGGCTCGCGTCCGAGCCGCGTCGCATGTGGCGGCGCAACCTTGACAGCCCCCTGTTTCTCCTGGCCGTCGTCGGCCAATGGATCCGCGGTCTCCTCGGCTCCCGCGCTCGCCGTATCCTCGACGGACACGAACCGCAATCACATCCGTCCTGCACGGCGTCGTCGGAGGACCGGACCCAGGACCCGGAACACCTCCATGGGCGCAACTCCTTGCAGGAAAACCCAGACGCTCCCTGAGCTCACGACATGCGATCGAGCGCGTCGTCGCGCACCCCGACGCCGTCTCAGGCCCGACGAGGGACGGATCGGGAATTGTCCTACCCCTCAACGGGCATCCCCCCGATTGATCCTTCCGAGGCGTTGATGGCATCCTTCCCGCGTACCGCAAAGGGTTGTCGCCAGGGAGTAGAGACAATGATTCAGGCCATCACAGATCAGTCCGAGTGCCTGTGTTCCACCGAGCAGCCCGAGGCTCGCACCCTCCGGCAGTCGGTCCAAGCGTGGGACCGCGACACCGGGTTCAACACCGAGGCCGTCGTCCATATGGACATCCTGCGTAACGCGGCGGTGCGGCTCACGGGCAACACGGCGGATGCCGAGGACTTGCTGCAGGAGACCCTGCTGAAGGCGTATCGGGCTTTCGACACGTACCGGCCCGGCACGAACTGCAAGGCGTGGCTCTTCAGGATCCTGAGAAACAACTTCTACAACGCCTACCGCAAGCGCACGAGACGGCCGACCCACGTGAGTTTCGAGCAGGTCGAGGGCATTGTGCCGGCGAGGCAACGGCCGCCGATCCCGTTCCCGAGCGGCGTCTCTGCCTATCCCGCGGTGATCGAGTTCATGGATGACGAAATCCGCGACGCGATCAACAAGGTCGGCCACGTCTTCCAGACGACGCTTCTGTTGTGCGACGTGCACGGTCTGACCTATCGAGAAGCGGCCGAGGTCATGTCATGCTCGATCGGCACCGTGCGCTCGCGCCTCTCGCGGGCACGGAGTGCAATGCGGAAGCATCTGGAAAACACCGACGCAGCCAAGCGGATGGAGCGGTTGGCAAGCGCCTCCACCAACAGGAGGAACGGCAGCGGATCCCAGCGGCGCCAACAAAGCGCAGATGGCACCCGTGCGGAGGTGTTGCGGCAGCCCCCAGCGGCTCCCAGGGTGGAGCCGTTAGCGGTCAGAGCGCATCGATAGGAGGACACCCATGCCTTTAGCGACCGCCTGGGACGGAGTCCATAACGGCGCCACCGTGCGCGAGCTACTCGCTTTTCTCGATGAGCTCCATGCCCACCGCTTCCGCAACGGCAAGTCGAAACGTTCGAGCTTCGAATTCCTCGACGCGCGGACCAGTCTTCATATCACGGCATCGGCCTCTCAGACGACCGATCCGACATCAGACGAGGAACGCGTCCTGATCGCGCTCCTTCATGAGTTCCACAACCTCCCGCGATTGTGCCGCGGGCGCCGCCCCACACGCGCTTTGACGCCGGCCACAGCAGCCGCCGGCAGGAATGGGAGTGCGACAACCACGGCCCGTGGCAACGCTTCCACCACCATCGCAGCGTGCGATGGCATGACCGCCGGACGAGCTGGAAGCCGGTCCAACGTGCCGGACGCGCCCCAAGGCGGCACCAACGCCGCGAACGGCCCGCCATCCGGGGCAGGTTGTATGCCCCATCCAGGCGGCGGGGGAAGGAGGCGCATAGGGTAATGCGCAGCACACCAAGCGTTCTCTTTGTTGGGGGCGTGCCGCGCGAGACGGCTCTCCTGATAGACGAACTACAGCGAGAGGGGTGCGTCGGTCACGCCGAGCACGTGGAGAATGTGACCGCACTCGCAGGCGCACTCGATCATCCCGTTTGGGACGCGGTGGTCGTCGACGGCGAGGCGCCCGGCCTCGACCTGGCGCAGGCGCTCGACCTGTTGAGGGCACGGGATCTCAATGCCGCTCTCCTCGTCATGTCGCGTGACGGCGGCAGTGACGCCACCGTGCGGGTCATCGCGGCAGCAGCGCCGCGACGCGCGGCGGACGCCGACCTCGACTGCGTCGGCCGGCGGAATCTGCGCGAAGTGCTCGCGGGACTCCCGCATCAGGACACGAGGTTCATGCCGCTCCAGAGCTACGAGCTGCTTGAGCAGATGTTCGCCAACGTCCACTTGGCAATCGCCCTGATGGATCCGCACTTCACCTTCGTCCGGGTCAACCGCGCCTACGCGCTCGCCGGCAAGCACGATCCGGAGTGGTTTGTGGGCAAGAACCACTTCGAGCTGTACCCCAACGAGGAAAACGAGACGCTGTTCAGGCAAGTGCTCGAGACCCATAAGCCCATGACCGTATTCGCTCAGCCGTTTGTCTATCCCGACCAGCCGGAGCGCGGAACGACATACTGGGACTGGACCCTGCAGTCGTTTCACGATCCATCGGGCCGCATCGGCGGGCTGATCTTGACCCTGCTTGACGTCACCGAACGCGAACGAGCCCGTCAGGCGGCCGACGAGGAGCGACAGCGGGTCTACTCGATTCTGAACAAGCTCCCGGGGTTTATCGGCATCAACTCACCTATCGATCACCGCATCCACTTCCTCAACGAAGCGTCGCAGGCATGCTTTGGCGATCCAGCCGGCCGTCCATGTTACGAGGTGTTGACGGCGCGCGATGCGCCGTGCCGGATCTGCGGGCCGCGCTTGGTCCTCACCGACGGCAAGCCGCGCGAGTGGGACTGGACATCTGCCGATGGACGTGTGTACCGTGTCTGGGGGTTCCCGTTCTCCGAGGCGGGCCGAAGCGACCGCGTTCTCCAGTTCGGGATCGACGTGACAAGGCAGCGCGAGATCGAGAACGAACTCCTGACGATCGCCACCGGCGAACAGGAGCGCGCCGGACAGGACTTGCATGATTCGCTTGGACAGAGCATGTCGGGCGCTGCCATGTTGAGCAAGGCCCTCGCGCAGCGGCTGGCCGCCGCCGGCTCGCCCGAGAGCAAAACAGCCCTGGAGCTGCACAAGGTTGTCGCGGGTGCCGTCCGGCAGACGCAGGCGTTGGTCCGTGGCTTGTGCCCCGTCCGGCTCGACGAGCGAGGCCTCCAGGAGGCCCTCCGCCGTCTGGCCAACGAGACGGAGCGCTGCCAGGGTGTGCCGTGCATGCTCGAGTCGCGCGGAGACGTCGTCGTCCAGGATACAACGGTTGCGTCCCATCTCTACCAGATTGCCCGGGACGCCGTGCGTGCCGCCGTGAGACGGACGCCGCCCGACTCAATCGTGATCTACCTCCGCAGCGGGGGAAATCAGGTCACACTGACGATTGAGACGGAGGGAGGAAGCGCCGTCGAGATGGATGATGATCTTAAGGGCACGGAGATCCGCCGCATGAAGCATCGTGCCTGGCTGATCGGCGGACGGCTCGACCTGGATGCCGACACGAAAGGCGGCACGATCGTCACGTGCGTTGTTCCCGAGGCCCGCGCCGCCGACAGGCCGAACTGAACGAGGAAATGAAAGCATGCCGAAGCCAACGCGCGATCCGGAGAACAGCGACATCAGAAGAATACTCATTGTCGATGACCACGCCGTGGTCAGACGCGGCTTGGTCGACCTGGTCAACCAGGAGCCGGGGCTGGAGGTCTGCGCGGAAGCCGGGGGAGCGGCGGCGGCGATCAAGGCCGTCGAGAAGCATAATCCCGACGCGGCGATCATTGACATCTCGCTCGGCGACACGAGCGGGCTCGAGCTGATCAAGCAGCTCAAGGTGCTGCGACCACAAATGCGTACGCTCGTACTCTCCATGCATGAGGAGGAACTCTACTGCGAGCGCGCCCTTCACGCCGGCGCGCACGGCTACGTAATGAAAGACCGGCCGCCCGAGCAGATCATTAGGGCACTCCGCAGCGTCCTCAACGACAGGCTATACGTGAGCGACCGGATGTCGGCCCGCTTGATCGAGAAGGTCGCGGGAACGACCAAGGCGGCGGACGTGCCGCTCACCAGCACTCTGAGCGACCGCGAGCTCGAGGTCTTCGAGCTGCTCGGACGCGGCCAGACCACGGGCGAGATCGCCGATACACTTCACCTGAGCGTCAAGACCGTGCAGTCGCACCGCGAGAACCTCAAGCGCAAGCTGAAGCTTCACAACTCCACCGAGCTGCTTCAGAGAGCCAT from Verrucomicrobiota bacterium includes:
- a CDS encoding WecB/TagA/CpsF family glycosyltransferase translates to MTRCSAVLDKEAARARVLENSLVEAEKHAGEAPPPQRRDGPACQACGCTRHTPVARQRGWTLRRCRGCDLISVFPQPTTAQLAAIYTRSAGYFATAQADLSRTPSEPARRLHRRLVAAGIEQGRFLDVGCATGSLIYHMARLGWRTTGIDVNPDAVAVARANHLDVAEGALEEQPYSDAFFDVIHMGDVLEHLPRPWQTLRTAHRLLRPGGLLVLRTPNADCGFARSSLRLSRWLGSPWAWSAAPYHLHEFTPQTMSQLLSSAGFEVTQSRCHGCLSFLYALGASGYFDSLKCRLKRDGRYRLDWRLITNVPKLVGAALLLLPAFAYGAIADRFRRTGTRMQVVARRPCPGHEAASRRGDTESSRTPEEQAPAASLADVLGVIFDLLTCEQALLKIESWRRHGRRRYVTFSNPHSVMMSRREKQLSQAFQQAGMTLPDGTGIIAAADLLGYRHHGRITGPSFMLACCDWGRQHGYRHYLYGGDKGVAEKLAARLAARFPGLHVVGTCSPPFHELTPEEDKALVGRINSAKPDIVWVGLGAPKQERWMAAHIGQIHATAMIGVGAAFDFHAGRQSWAPRWVRRLGIEWVYRLASEPRRMWRRNLDSPLFLLAVVGQWIRGLLGSRARRILDGHEPQSHPSCTASSEDRTQDPEHLHGRNSLQENPDAP
- a CDS encoding sigma-70 family RNA polymerase sigma factor, which translates into the protein MIQAITDQSECLCSTEQPEARTLRQSVQAWDRDTGFNTEAVVHMDILRNAAVRLTGNTADAEDLLQETLLKAYRAFDTYRPGTNCKAWLFRILRNNFYNAYRKRTRRPTHVSFEQVEGIVPARQRPPIPFPSGVSAYPAVIEFMDDEIRDAINKVGHVFQTTLLLCDVHGLTYREAAEVMSCSIGTVRSRLSRARSAMRKHLENTDAAKRMERLASASTNRRNGSGSQRRQQSADGTRAEVLRQPPAAPRVEPLAVRAHR
- a CDS encoding response regulator transcription factor, whose translation is MPKPTRDPENSDIRRILIVDDHAVVRRGLVDLVNQEPGLEVCAEAGGAAAAIKAVEKHNPDAAIIDISLGDTSGLELIKQLKVLRPQMRTLVLSMHEEELYCERALHAGAHGYVMKDRPPEQIIRALRSVLNDRLYVSDRMSARLIEKVAGTTKAADVPLTSTLSDRELEVFELLGRGQTTGEIADTLHLSVKTVQSHRENLKRKLKLHNSTELLQRAILWWQEQSRSR
- a CDS encoding PAS domain-containing protein, giving the protein MRSTPSVLFVGGVPRETALLIDELQREGCVGHAEHVENVTALAGALDHPVWDAVVVDGEAPGLDLAQALDLLRARDLNAALLVMSRDGGSDATVRVIAAAAPRRAADADLDCVGRRNLREVLAGLPHQDTRFMPLQSYELLEQMFANVHLAIALMDPHFTFVRVNRAYALAGKHDPEWFVGKNHFELYPNEENETLFRQVLETHKPMTVFAQPFVYPDQPERGTTYWDWTLQSFHDPSGRIGGLILTLLDVTERERARQAADEERQRVYSILNKLPGFIGINSPIDHRIHFLNEASQACFGDPAGRPCYEVLTARDAPCRICGPRLVLTDGKPREWDWTSADGRVYRVWGFPFSEAGRSDRVLQFGIDVTRQREIENELLTIATGEQERAGQDLHDSLGQSMSGAAMLSKALAQRLAAAGSPESKTALELHKVVAGAVRQTQALVRGLCPVRLDERGLQEALRRLANETERCQGVPCMLESRGDVVVQDTTVASHLYQIARDAVRAAVRRTPPDSIVIYLRSGGNQVTLTIETEGGSAVEMDDDLKGTEIRRMKHRAWLIGGRLDLDADTKGGTIVTCVVPEARAADRPN